The Cucumis melo cultivar AY chromosome 5, USDA_Cmelo_AY_1.0, whole genome shotgun sequence genome has a segment encoding these proteins:
- the LOC103493716 gene encoding TOM1-like protein 1: MSDNLMDKVNALGERLKISGTEMSRKMSAGVSSMSFKMKELFQGPNQGDKLAEDATAETLEEPDWALNLEICDMVNSEKINSIDLIRGIKKRIMLKSPRIQYLALVLLETCVKNCEKSFSEVAAERVLDEMVKLIDDPQTVVNNRNKALMLIEAWGESTSELRYLPVYEETYKSLKSRGIRFPGRDNESLAPIFTPARTVPVSETEAIYAEEFHHDIPVQTFTAEETKEAFDVARNCIELLSTVLSSSPPQDNSEDDLTSTLVLQCRQSQLTIQRIIETAGDNEPLLFEALNVNDEVQKVLTKYQDLKKPPTVQREPEPAMIPVAVEPDESPRHAKEDALVRKPATSRGRSLGGSSDDMMDDLDEMIFGKKAGSGSDRGHNPKKPDSSKDNDLISF, translated from the exons ATGAGCGACAACTTGATGGATAAAGTAAATGCCTTGGGTGAACGCCTAAAGATTAGTGGGACAGAGATGAGCCGAAAGATGAGTGCAGGTGTCAGCTCCATGAGTTTCAAAATGAAGGAACTCTTTCAAGGTCCAAACCAGGGCGATAAGCTTGCTGAGGATGCCACAGCAGAGACTCTGGAAGAGCCGGATTGGGCCCTGAATCTTGAAATATGTGACATGGTTAATTCTGAGAAAATCAACAGCATAGACTTGATTCGCGGGATTAAAAAACGTATAATGCTGAAAAGTCCAAGGATCCAGTATTTGGCATTGGTGCTGCTTGAGACGTGTGTTAAAAATTGTGAGAAGTCTTTCTCTGAGGTGGCAGCTGAGAGAGTTCTTGATGAGATGGTGAAGTTAATTGATGATCCACAAACTGTTGTCAATAATCGGAATAAGGCTTTAATGTTGATTGAAGCATGGGGAGAATCAACTAGTGAGCTTCGATATTTGCCTGTTTATGAAGAAACATACAAG AGTTTAAAATCAAGAGGCATTCGATTCCCTGGTCGGGACAATGAGAGTCTTGCACCCATTTTCACCCCTGCTCGCACAGTTCCAGTATCGGAGACCGAAGCCATTTACGCCGAAGAGTTCCATCATGACATTCCCGTCCAAACCTTTACAGCTGAAGAAACAAAGGAAGCATTTGACGTCGCAAGGAACTGCATTGAACTTCTTTCCACAGTGTTATCCTCATCACCCCCTCAGGATAATTCGGAG GATGATCTGACTAGCACCCTTGTACTACAATGTCGTCAGTCGCAATTGACCATCCAACGAATTATCGAAACTGCTGGAGACAACGAGCCCCTACTTTTTGAGGCATTGAATGTGAATGACGAGGTTCAGAAAGTCCTTACCAAGTATCAAGATCTGAAGAAGCCTCCAACTGTTCAACGTGAACCAGAACCTGCCATGATACCAGTTGCTGTAGAACCTGACGAATCTCCCCGTCATGCCAAGGAAGACGCTCTGGTTAGAAAACCGGCTACTTCACGCGGCCGATCTCTCGGTGGAAGCAGTGATGACATGATGGATGATCTTGACGAGATGATATTTGGCAAGAAAGCTGGAAGTGGATCTGATCGGGGACACAATCCGAAGAAGCCTGATTCATCAAAAGATAATGATCTGATTTCATTTTGA
- the LOC103493707 gene encoding probable arabinosyltransferase ARAD1 isoform X2: MRGRNLPFSSSMSAQIQRSNRSPLLLFTLSLLALSVLFILVFLSPSNPNPNPTSFHSPISSLKPETSFVVSLEHFLTHKAPKSPPLRDDTAPVAGDVEDASRKLDEALSEAEMERVVRDPYYPLGSPIRVYVYEMPWKFTYDLLWTFRNTYRETSNLTSNGSPVHRLIEQHSIDYWLWADLIAPESERLLKGVVRVHRQEEADLFYIPFFTTISFFLLEKQQCKALYREALKWVTDQPAWKRSEGRDHILPVHHPWSFKTVRKFMKNAIWLLPDMDSTGNWYKPGQVYLEKDLILPYVPNVDLCDSKCLANQQSKRSILLFFRGRLKRNAGGKIRAKLGGELSGADDVLIEEGTAGEGGKAAAQTGMRKSIFCLSPAGDTPSSARLFDAIVSGCIPVIVSDELELPFEGILDYRKIALFVSSSDALKSGWLLTYLRSFSAADIRRLQQNLAKIGGKLVNIKLHTRRSQRVVKESRSVCSCDCRRSNFTDSPPSSL, encoded by the exons ATGAGAGGAAGAAACCTTCCATTTTCATCATCAATGTCTGCTCAGATCCAAAGATCCAATCGATCTCCTCTTCTCCTCTTCACACTCTCTCTTCTCGCTCTTTCCGTTCTCTTCATCCTTGTTTTCTTATCTCCTTCCAATCCCAATCCAAATCCCACTTCCTTCCACTCTCCAATTTCCTCTCTCAAACCCGAAACTTCCTTCGTCGTTTCACTCGAGCACTTTCTCACTCACAAGGCTCCTAAATCCCCTCCGCTACGCGATGACACCGCTCCTGTTGCCGGAGATGTTGAAGACGCCTCAAGGAAGCTCGATGAGGCACTTTCTGAGGCAGAAATGGAGCGGGTGGTTCGAGATCCGTACTATCCGTTGGGATCTCCAATTAGAGTTTATGTGTATGAAATGCCGTGGAAATTCACTTATGATTTGCTCTGGACGTTCAGGAATACCTACAGAGAGACCTCTAATCTCACCTCCAATGGCAGCCCCGTCCACCGCCTTATTGAACAG CACTCTATTGATTACTGGCTGTGGGCCGACTTAATCGCTCCAGAGTCAGAGAGACTGCTGAAAGGTGTGGTGAGGGTTCATCGGCAGGAGGAAGCAGATCTCTTCTATATTCCCTTCTTCACAACTATCAGCTTCTTCTTGTTGGAGAAACAACAGTGCAAAGCACTTTACAGG GAGGCTCTGAAATGGGTGACAGATCAACCTGCATGGAAGCGATCTGAAGGCAGGGATCACATACTTCCAGTTCATCATCCATGGTCTTTTAAGACCGTTAGAAAATTTATGAAGAATGCCATTTGGTTACTACCAGATATGGACTCAACGGGGAACTG GTACAAGCCTGGACAAGTCTATCTGGAAAAGGACCTTATACTTCCCTATGTTCCAAATGTTGATTTATGTGACAGCAAATGCTTAGCAAACCAGCAATCAAAGAGAAGCATACTCCTCTTTTTCCGTGGTCGGCTCAAAAGAAATGCA GGAGGAAAGATACGGGCAAAACTTGGTGGAGAGCTAAGTGGTGCAGATGATGTACTAATAGAAGAAGGAACGGCTGGAGAAGGAGGGAAAGCTGCAGCTCAGACTGGAATGCGCAA GTCCATCTTTTGCTTAAGTCCTGCCGGCGACACACCATCATCTGCCAGATTGTTTGATGCTATCGTCAGCGGCTGCATTCCTGTCATTGTTAGTGATGAATTGGAGCTTCCATTTGAAGGAATACTTGATTACAGGAAG ATCGCTCTATTTGTTTCCTCTAGCGATGCTCTAAAATCAGGATGGCTTTTAACATATTTGAGGAGTTTTAGTGCTGCTGATATCAGAAGATTGCAACAAAATCTCGCCAAG
- the LOC103493738 gene encoding leucine aminopeptidase 1-like: protein MAAIVGSLGTTFVSSSSSYSFRSSSFLLTKLTHLYCPSSSASRRVSFAFDPFSSRRGKFMAHSLAQANLGLTNPAPNESPQISFGAKDIDVLEWKGDLLAVGVTEKDVAKDENSKFKNPILNKLDSRLGGLLAEASAEEDFTGKAGQSTVLRFPGLGTKRVSLIGLGQSALNVAAFRSLGEAVASAAKASQASEVAISLASPEELSSESKPNFASAIASGTILGIFDDTRYKSESKKSALKSVEIIGLGSGAEVDKKLKFAQDVSSGIILGRELVNSPANVLTPGALAAEASKIASTYSDVLSATILNEEQCKELNMGSYLGVAAASTNPPHFIHLRYKPPSGPVSVKLGLVGKGLTFDSGGYNIKTGPGCSIEIMKTDMGGSAAVLGAAKAIGQIKPLGVEIHFVIAACENMISGTGMRPGDIITASNGKTIEVNNTDAEGRLTLADALVYTCKQGVDKVIDLATLTGACIVALGPSIAGIFTPSDDLAKEVLAAAEISGEKFWRMPMEDSYWESMKSSVADMVNTGGRPGGAITAALFLKQFVDEKVQWMHIDVAGPVFSDKKRTATGFGVATLVEWVQKNAS, encoded by the exons ATGGCCGCCATTGTTGGATCCTTGGGCACAACCttcgtttcttcttcttcctcctattcctttcgttcttcttcttttcttctcacGAAACTGACCCATTTGTATTGCCCTTCTTCCTCTGCTTCTCGTCGGGTATCTTTTGCTTTTGATCCTTTCTCTTCTCGTAGAGGGAAGTTCATGGCTCACTCACTGGCCCAGGCCAATCTCGGCCTCACAAATCCTGCTCCTAACGAAAGCCCTCAG ATATCTTTTGGGGCAAAGGACATTGATGTCTTGGAATGGAAAGGAGATTTGCTTGCAGTGGGAGTGACAGAGAAAGATGTGGCTAAGGATGAAAATTCCAAGTTTAAGAATCCAATTTTGAATAAGCTAGACTCACGCTTGGGCGGATTGTTGGCTGAAGCTTCTGCTGAGGAAGATTTCACCGGAAAGGCAGGCCAGTCGACAGTTCTTAGATTTCCTGGTCTTGGCACTAAAAGGGTGAGTTTGATTGGCCTTGGACAGTCAGCTTTGAATGTTGCAGCCTTTCGAAGTCTAGGTGAGGCTGTTGCATCAGCAGCAAAGGCATCTCAAGCAAGTGAAGTTGCTATATCTCTTGCCTCTCCCGAGGAACTCTCTTCTGAATCCAAGCCTAACTTTGCCTCAGCCATTGCATCTG GGACTATACTTGGGATATTTGATGACACTAGATACAAATCAGAATCCAAAAAGTCTGCTCTAAAATCTGTGGAAATTATTGGTCTTGGATCTGGAGCTGAAGTAGATAAAAAGCTGAAATTTGCCCAAGATGTAAGTTCTGGGATAATTCTAGGAAGAGAACTTGTCAATTCACCTGCAAATGTACTCACCCCAG GGGCACTGGCAGCGGAGGCTTCAAAGATTGCATCAACTTACAGCGATGTTCTTTCTGCAACCATTTTAAATGAAGAGCAATGCAAAGAATTGAATATGGGATCCTATCTTGGCGTTGCTGCAGCCTCCACAAATCCTCCCCATTTTATCCACTTGCGTTACAAGCCTCCCAGTGGACCTGTATCAGTCAAATTGGGTTTGGTTGGGAAAGGATTGACCTTTGACAG TGGTGGCTATAACATTAAAACTGGACCTGGATGTTCAATTGAAATCATGAAAACTGACATGGGAGGTTCAGCAGCAGTTCTTGGTGCAGCTAAAGCCATTGGCCAAATCAAGCCTCTCGGAGTGGAG ATTCACTTTGTTATTGCTGCCTGTGAGAATATGATAAGTGGAACTGGCATGAGACCTGGGGATATTATCACTGCTTCAAATGGAAAGACGATTGAG GTTAATAACACAGATGCTGAAGGCAGACTTACTCTCGCTGATGCTTTGGTTTATACTTGTAAACAGGGTGTTGACAAG GTAATTGACTTGGCTACTCTAACCGGTGCTTGTATAGTTGCTCTCGGGCCTTCCATTGCAG GTATCTTTACTCCCAGTGATGACCTCGCAAAAGAGGTATTGGCTGCTGCAGAAATCAGTGGCGAGAAATTTTGGAGGATGCCAATGGAGGATAGTTATTGGGAGTCAATGAAGTCAAGTGTGGCTGATATGGTCAACACTGGTGGTCGTCCAGGTGGTGCCATTACAGCTGCTCTGTTTTTGAAACAG TTTGTTGATGAGAAAGTTCAATGGATGCACATTGACGTAGCTGGCCCTGTCTTCAGTGACAAGAAACGCACTGCAACAGGGTTCGGTGTTGCCACATTAGTCGAGTGGGTTCAGAAGAATGCTTCTTAA
- the LOC103493732 gene encoding probable cyclic nucleotide-gated ion channel 5, translated as MFDCGYKSQLMGGQREKFVRLDDLDSRLSSPSDSGMRRCGFNIDGFNRAVHGNEKPSGSFKRGMRKGSEGLKSIGRSLKFGVSRAVFPEDLKESKKQIFDPQDKLLLFLNKLFVISCIFAVSVDPLFFYVPVINRHSNCLGIDKKLAITVTTLRTIIDVFYLIHMALQFRTAYIAPSSRVFGRGELVIDPAQIAKRYLRRYFIVDLLSVLPLPQIVVWRFLQRSRGSDVYVTKQALLLIVFLQYIPRFLRMLPLASELKRTTGVFAETAWAGAAYYLLLYMLASHIVGALWYLLAVERNDTCWQKFCNAPCKKDFLYCGNQNMEGYASWNQTGVDGLKSSCEPDDQNKQFDFGIFQQALSSGIAASKNFITKYCYCLWWGLQNLSTLGQGLKTSTYPGEVIFSIALAVLGLILFALLIGNMQTYLQSLTIRLEEMRVKRRDSEQWMHHRLLPQELRERVRRYDQYKWLETRGVDEQSLVQTLPKDLRRDIKRHLCLALVRRVPLFESMDERLLDAICERLKPCLFTEYTYIVREGDPVDEMLFIIRGRLESVTTDGGRSGFFNRTFLKEGDFCGEELLTWALDPKSGSNLPSSTRTVKAITEVEAFALVAEELKFVASQFRRLHSRQVQHTFRFYSQQWRTWAACFIQAAWRRYSKRKSMELRQKEEAAAEESEGSQTATSGGSYSIRATFLASKFAANALRGVQRYRNAKSAQELIKLQKPPEPDFSADDAD; from the exons ATGTTTGATTGTGGTTACAAGTCACAACTGATGGGTGGTCAGCGAGAAAAGTTTGTGAG GTTGGATGACTTGGACTCCAGATTGTCATCGCCTTCTGATAGTGGAATGAGAAGATGTGGGTTTAACATAGATGGATTTAACCGTGCAGTTCATGGAAATGAAAAGCCATCTGGATCCTTTAAGAGAGGAATGAGGAAAGGGTCCGAAGGACTTAAATCAATTGGCCGATCGCTCAAGTTTGGGGTGTCTCGAGCTGTATTTCCGGAGGATCTTAAAGAGTCAAAGAAGCAAATCTTTGATCCTCAAGACAAATTGCTCTTATTTTTGAATAAACTTTTTGTCATATCATGTATTTTTGCAGTATCTGTGGACCCACTATTCTTTTATGTTCCTGTCATTAACCGACACTCAAACTGTCTTGGAATCGATAAAAAACTGGCAATTACAGTGACAACATTGCGGACAATCATTGATGTTTTCTATCTTATTCATATGGCTCTCCAATTCCGGACAGCCTATATTGCTCCATCATCTCGGGTGTTTGGGAGAGGTGAACTTGTGATTGATCCTGCACAAATAGCTAAGCGATACTTGCGACGGTATTTCATCGTTGACCTGTTGTCTGTGCTGCCCCTGCCACAG ATTGTGGTTTGGAGATTTCTTCAGAGGTCAAGAGGTTCAGATGTATACGTGACAAAACAGGCCCTTCTTTTAATTGTATTCCTTCAATATATCCCACGATTTCTTAGAATGTTACCATTGGCTTCAGAGTTGAAAAGGACAACAGGTGTTTTTGCAGAAACTGCTTGGGCAGGTGCTGCGTATTATTTGCTATTATATATGCTTGCAAGCCAT ATAGTTGGAGCATTATGGTACTTGTTAGCTGTGGAACGGAATGATACATGTTGGCAGAAGTTTTGTAATGCCCCTTGCAAGAAAGATTTCTTGTATTGTGGTAACCAAAACATGGAAGGTTATGCAAGTTGGAACCAGACAGGTGTCGATGGCCTTAAGTCAAGTTGCGAACCTGATGATCAAAATAAGCAGTTTGATTTTGGAATCTTTCAACAGGCTTTGTCCTCTGGTATTGCCGCGTCCAAGAatttcatcacaaaatattgtTACTGTCTGTGGTGGGGACTACAAAATTTAAG TACGCTTGGGCAGGGGCTAAAAACAAGCACGTACCCGGGTGAAGTGATCTTTTCTATAGCATTAGCTGTACTTGGTCTCATTCTCTTTGCTCTTCTTATTGGCAATATGCAG ACTTATCTTCAATCTCTAACCATAAGGCTTGAGGAAATGAGGGTGAAAAGGCGTGATTCAGAGCAGTGGATGCATCACCGCTTGCTGCCGCAGGAACTTCGGGAGAGAGTCCGGCGTTATGATCAGTACAAGTGGTTGGAGACTCGTGGGGTGGATGAACAAAGTTTGGTTCAAACTCTACCTAAGGATCTTAGAAGGGATATTAAGCGGCACCTTTGTCTGGCTTTAGTAAGAAGG GTTCCTCTGTTTGAAAGCATGGATGAGAGGCTGCTTGATGCTATCTGTGAGCGGCTGAAACCATGTTTGTTTACGGAGTACACTTACATAGTCCGTGAAGGCGATCCAGTTGATGAGATGCTTTTCATTATACGTGGTCGGCTTGAGAGTGTGACCACAGATGGTGGACGTAGTGGATTTTTCAACCGTACCTTTCTGaaagaaggtgatttttgtgGTGAAGAGCTTTTGACCTGGGCTCTGGACCCGAAATCTGGTTCGAATCTTCCATCTTCTACGAGGACGGTAAAGGCCATTACAGAGGTTGAGGCTTTTGCCCTTGTCGCTGAAGAGTTGAAATTTGTGGCCAGCCAGTTCAGGCGCCTTCACAGTAGACAGGTGCAACATACCTTCCGATTCTACTCGCAGCAATGGAGGACCTGGGCTGCTTGCTTCATCCAAGCGGCATGGCGTCGGTATTCCAAGAGAAAGTCTATGGAACTTCGTCAAAAGGAAGAAGCTGCAGCAGAAGAATCTGAGGGATCTCAAACTGCCACAAGTGGAGGCTCTTATAGTATTCGTGCAACTTTCTTAGCTTCCAAATTTGCTGCCAATGCTCTCCGGGGCGTTCAGCGATATCGAAACGCAAAGAGCGCTCAGGAATTGATAAAATTGCAGAAACCTCCAGAGCCAGATTTTAGTGCTGATGATGCAGATTGA